From the genome of Pseudomonas yamanorum, one region includes:
- a CDS encoding DUF2177 family protein — MSRKTLFAYLGTLLAFLILDGLWLGVLMGPTYKALLGPLMLDQPRLFPAAAFYLLYVFGCVVFVVLPALASGGWQRAARLGAFLGLVAYGTYDLSNWATLQGWSAGLAIMDIAWGTFLSAVCCTVGYQCARRVHN; from the coding sequence ATGTCCAGGAAAACACTCTTCGCCTACCTCGGCACCTTGCTTGCTTTTCTGATCCTCGACGGTCTTTGGCTCGGCGTCCTGATGGGGCCGACCTACAAAGCGCTGCTCGGCCCACTGATGCTCGACCAGCCGCGCCTGTTCCCGGCCGCGGCGTTCTATCTCCTCTACGTATTCGGTTGTGTGGTGTTTGTCGTCCTTCCGGCTTTGGCGAGCGGCGGCTGGCAGCGTGCCGCGCGGCTGGGCGCATTCCTGGGGTTGGTGGCTTATGGCACTTATGATCTGAGCAATTGGGCGACTTTGCAGGGCTGGTCCGCCGGGCTAGCCATCATGGATATTGCGTGGGGTACCTTCCTCAGCGCCGTTTGCTGCACCGTCGGCTATCAATGTGCACGCAGGGTGCACAATTGA
- a CDS encoding CvfB family protein — translation MALVGRYNSLQVVKHTNFGLYLDGDQEGEILLPNRYIPKDIPSEDEDWLNVFIYLDSDDKLIATTEKPKVQVGEFASLKVVEVNSIGVFLDWGLPKDLLLPYSEEKRQLTAGEYCVVHVYLDKHTKRITATARLDRYLDKTPATYKVGQEVDLLVAEATDMGFKAIINNKHWGLIHKNEVFKFLRPGKEEKGFIKEIRADGNISLSLQPVGEEAASSLNSKILAKLRDNNGTLPVSDKSDPAVISSLFGVSKGNFKKAIGALYKQGHIVIHADRIELS, via the coding sequence ATGGCTTTAGTCGGGCGCTACAACAGCTTGCAAGTGGTTAAACACACTAACTTTGGTTTGTACCTGGATGGTGATCAAGAGGGCGAAATCCTCTTGCCCAACCGTTATATCCCCAAAGATATTCCCAGTGAAGATGAAGACTGGCTCAACGTTTTCATTTATCTGGACAGCGATGACAAACTTATCGCGACCACCGAAAAACCAAAAGTACAGGTGGGTGAATTTGCCAGTCTGAAAGTGGTTGAAGTCAACAGCATCGGTGTATTCCTCGATTGGGGCCTGCCGAAGGATTTGCTGCTGCCTTACTCCGAAGAAAAGCGCCAGCTGACCGCGGGTGAATATTGCGTGGTGCATGTCTACCTCGACAAACACACCAAGCGCATCACCGCCACTGCGCGCCTTGACCGCTACCTGGACAAGACCCCGGCCACCTACAAGGTCGGCCAGGAAGTTGATTTGTTGGTGGCCGAGGCCACCGACATGGGCTTCAAGGCCATTATCAACAACAAGCACTGGGGCCTGATCCACAAGAACGAAGTGTTCAAGTTCCTGCGCCCGGGCAAGGAAGAGAAAGGCTTCATCAAGGAAATCCGCGCCGATGGCAATATCAGCCTGAGCCTGCAGCCGGTCGGTGAAGAAGCGGCCTCCAGCCTGAACTCGAAGATCCTCGCCAAGCTGCGTGACAACAACGGCACCTTGCCGGTCAGCGATAAAAGCGATCCGGCAGTGATCAGCAGTTTGTTCGGTGTCAGCAAAGGCAACTTCAAGAAGGCCATCGGTGCCCTCTACAAACAGGGTCACATCGTGATCCATGCGGATCGCATTGAACTAAGCTGA
- a CDS encoding TorF family putative porin, which yields MLKSCIFLAGALLASPLAEAQVFQRELGDFDLKLGTTPSRSMAQGLVKPTAPGSDSFHGGLDLSHGSGLYLGQFSPSMGISPTSNLEVDSYLGFKRPFDQTLGYELGMIHYSYPKLSPLDSQEFYGGLTVLGNRFGASFSNDPDRQDSTLFADLGGTKPFGIGVSMKYTTHQLGTPVSVADGSSIRSFSDWSVQFSRPWMGVDLNLIYSDSSLSGGDCSAYSGHNSQCDGLLTLKAERAFY from the coding sequence ATGCTCAAATCCTGCATTTTCCTGGCCGGTGCCCTGTTGGCCAGCCCCCTCGCCGAAGCGCAGGTTTTCCAGCGTGAATTGGGTGATTTCGACCTGAAATTGGGCACGACACCCAGCCGAAGCATGGCCCAAGGCCTGGTAAAACCCACCGCACCCGGGAGCGACTCGTTCCACGGCGGCCTGGACCTGAGCCACGGCAGCGGCCTGTACCTCGGCCAATTCTCACCGAGTATGGGGATTTCCCCTACCAGCAATCTGGAAGTCGATTCCTACCTGGGCTTCAAGCGCCCTTTTGACCAGACCCTGGGCTACGAACTGGGGATGATTCACTACAGCTATCCCAAGCTGAGCCCCCTCGACAGCCAGGAGTTCTACGGCGGCCTGACCGTGCTGGGCAACCGCTTCGGCGCCTCCTTCAGCAACGACCCGGACCGCCAGGACAGCACCTTGTTTGCCGACCTCGGCGGCACCAAGCCTTTTGGCATCGGCGTCAGCATGAAGTACACCACCCACCAACTGGGCACTCCGGTCTCAGTCGCCGATGGCAGCTCCATCCGCAGTTTCAGCGATTGGTCAGTGCAATTCTCCCGGCCGTGGATGGGCGTCGACCTGAACCTGATCTACAGCGACTCCAGCCTCAGCGGCGGCGATTGCTCGGCCTACTCCGGACACAACTCGCAATGCGACGGACTATTGACCCTGAAAGCAGAGCGGGCGTTTTATTGA
- a CDS encoding DUF6279 family lipoprotein, with protein MLRRLKLLVMLLTLSLVLAGCNRVGLAYRNLDVIIPWTLSDYLEMNAGQKSWFNDKLKEHLAWHCTTQLPGYLDWLDRLQQMVDNNQVTDAALQTRTTEAKQAIAESARAITPSAVELLQGLDDQQVQDMEQAFAKDLRKRQDEYLKPPLEQQIKERAERMNKRLDAWLGPLSVSQQNRVTAWSIALGEQNQQWIGNRAHWQTLFIAAVKDRHSSDFPQKIEQLLVDRESLWTPEYRQAYAQTETAARSLIIDLMAESTVQQRQKLTQKIDKVRSDFKALKCLKAGTP; from the coding sequence ATGCTGCGCCGGTTAAAACTTCTGGTGATGTTGCTGACCCTCAGCCTGGTACTCGCCGGCTGCAATCGGGTAGGCCTGGCCTATCGCAATCTGGATGTGATCATCCCCTGGACCCTGAGCGACTACCTGGAGATGAATGCCGGGCAGAAGAGCTGGTTCAACGACAAACTCAAGGAACACCTGGCTTGGCATTGCACCACTCAATTGCCGGGCTACCTGGACTGGCTCGACCGCCTGCAACAGATGGTCGACAACAACCAGGTGACCGACGCAGCCCTGCAAACCCGGACTACCGAGGCCAAGCAAGCCATTGCCGAAAGCGCCCGGGCGATCACGCCGTCCGCCGTCGAGCTATTGCAGGGGCTGGACGACCAGCAAGTACAGGATATGGAGCAGGCATTCGCCAAGGACCTGCGCAAGCGCCAGGACGAATACCTGAAACCGCCCCTCGAACAGCAGATCAAGGAGCGCGCCGAGCGTATGAACAAGCGCCTCGATGCATGGCTCGGGCCGTTAAGCGTCAGCCAGCAGAATCGCGTCACCGCCTGGTCGATCGCCTTGGGTGAGCAGAACCAACAATGGATTGGCAACCGCGCCCACTGGCAAACGCTATTTATCGCAGCGGTCAAAGACCGCCATAGCAGCGATTTCCCACAGAAGATCGAGCAACTGCTGGTGGACCGCGAAAGCCTGTGGACCCCGGAGTACCGCCAGGCCTACGCCCAGACCGAAACCGCAGCCCGTAGTTTGATCATCGACCTGATGGCGGAAAGCACGGTGCAGCAACGCCAGAAGCTCACGCAGAAAATCGACAAGGTGCGCAGTGACTTCAAGGCCCTTAAATGCCTGAAGGCTGGCACCCCGTAG
- a CDS encoding DEAD/DEAH box helicase produces MFSQFALHERLLKAVAELKFVEPTPVQAAAIPLALEGRDLRVTAQTGSGKTAAFVLPILNRLIGPAKVRVSIKTLILLPTRELAQQTLKEVERFSQFTFIKSGLITGGEDFKVQAAMLRKVPDILIGTPGRMIEQLNAGNLDLKEVEVLVLDEADRMLDMGFADDVQRLVQECVNRQQTMLFSATTGGSTLRDMVAKVLNNPEHLQVNNVSDLNSTTRQQIITADHNVHKEQILNWLLANETYQKAIVFTNTRAMADRIYGRLVAQEYKAFVLHGEKDQKDRKLAIDRLKQGGVKILVATDVAARGLDVDGLDMVINFDMPRSGDEYVHRIGRTGRAGNDGLAISLICHGDWNLMSSIERYLKQSFERRTIKEVKGTYGGPKKVKASGKAVGVKKKKVDAKGDKKKAGAKSPTKRKIANRPKTDNLSLVSKDGMAPLKRRKPEAPAAE; encoded by the coding sequence GTGTTTTCCCAATTCGCCCTGCACGAACGCCTGCTCAAAGCCGTGGCCGAGCTTAAATTTGTCGAGCCAACGCCTGTGCAAGCAGCGGCCATCCCGCTCGCGCTCGAAGGGCGTGACCTGCGGGTGACGGCTCAAACCGGGAGTGGCAAGACCGCCGCTTTCGTCCTGCCGATTCTTAACCGTCTGATCGGCCCGGCGAAAGTCCGTGTCAGCATCAAGACCCTGATCCTGCTGCCGACCCGCGAACTGGCCCAGCAGACCTTGAAGGAAGTGGAGCGCTTCTCGCAGTTCACCTTCATCAAGTCCGGCCTGATCACCGGCGGTGAAGACTTCAAGGTCCAGGCTGCCATGCTGCGCAAGGTGCCGGACATCCTGATCGGCACCCCGGGCCGGATGATCGAACAACTGAACGCCGGCAACCTGGACCTCAAGGAAGTTGAAGTCCTGGTGCTCGACGAAGCCGACCGCATGCTCGACATGGGCTTTGCCGACGACGTGCAGCGCCTGGTGCAAGAGTGCGTGAACCGCCAGCAGACCATGCTGTTCTCGGCCACCACCGGTGGTTCGACCCTGCGTGACATGGTTGCCAAGGTCCTGAACAACCCCGAGCACTTGCAGGTCAACAATGTCAGCGACCTGAACTCGACCACCCGTCAGCAGATCATCACCGCTGACCACAACGTGCACAAAGAGCAGATCCTCAACTGGTTGCTGGCCAACGAGACCTATCAGAAGGCCATCGTGTTCACCAACACCCGGGCCATGGCCGACCGTATCTACGGTCGCCTGGTGGCTCAGGAGTACAAGGCGTTCGTCCTGCACGGTGAAAAAGACCAGAAGGACCGCAAGCTGGCCATCGACCGCCTCAAGCAAGGCGGCGTGAAGATCCTGGTGGCCACCGACGTTGCCGCCCGCGGCCTGGACGTGGATGGCCTGGACATGGTGATCAACTTCGACATGCCCCGCAGCGGCGACGAATACGTACACCGTATTGGTCGTACCGGGCGTGCCGGCAACGATGGCCTGGCGATCTCGCTGATCTGCCATGGCGACTGGAACCTGATGTCGAGCATCGAGCGCTACTTGAAGCAGTCGTTCGAGCGCCGCACCATCAAGGAAGTCAAAGGCACCTACGGCGGGCCGAAGAAGGTCAAGGCGTCGGGCAAGGCTGTTGGCGTGAAGAAGAAAAAGGTCGACGCCAAGGGCGACAAGAAGAAGGCCGGTGCCAAGTCGCCGACCAAACGCAAGATTGCCAACCGTCCAAAGACCGACAACCTGTCGTTGGTCAGCAAGGATGGCATGGCGCCTCTGAAGCGCCGCAAGCCGGAAGCACCGGCTGCCGAGTAA
- a CDS encoding mechanosensitive ion channel family protein — protein sequence MDIKQLWLNVKDLWGTLDEHPLLHSSLALVVLLVVALLLGRVARYLILHAVKLLGRQPALHWLNDLRHNKVFHRLAQMTPSLVIQFGLYLVPDLSKTATLFIGNVALAFTILFMVLAISALLNALLDIYARTEHARTRSIKGYVQLAKMVLFVFGAIIIVATLIDRSPLLLLSGLGAMSAVILLVYKDTLLSFVASVQLTSNDMLRVGDWIEMPQVGADGDVVDITLHTVKVQNFDKTIVSIPTWRLMSESFKNWRGMQASGGRRIKRSLYIDASGVRFIRDDEELRLSQVHLLTDYMSRKKAELKAWNEAQGNVAAMSANRRRMTNIGTFRAYALAYLKSHPEIQPNMTCMVRQMQTTAQGIPLEIYCFTRTTAWADYERIQGDIFDYLLAVLPEFGLSLYQQPSGGDLRAGMLPAVLGASHLPPAEKAVM from the coding sequence ATGGATATCAAACAGCTCTGGCTCAACGTCAAAGACCTTTGGGGCACCCTCGACGAACATCCGCTGCTGCACTCCAGCCTGGCGCTGGTGGTGTTGCTGGTGGTGGCATTGCTGCTCGGACGAGTGGCTCGGTACCTCATCCTGCACGCCGTCAAGTTGCTGGGCCGGCAACCCGCGCTGCACTGGCTCAACGACCTGCGGCACAACAAAGTCTTCCACCGCCTGGCGCAGATGACGCCGTCGCTGGTGATCCAGTTCGGCCTGTACCTGGTGCCGGACTTGAGCAAGACCGCCACCCTGTTCATCGGCAATGTCGCCCTGGCGTTCACCATTCTGTTCATGGTGCTGGCGATCAGTGCACTGCTCAACGCCCTGCTGGATATCTACGCCCGCACCGAACACGCCCGCACCCGCTCGATCAAGGGCTACGTGCAGTTGGCGAAAATGGTGCTGTTCGTGTTTGGCGCCATCATCATCGTCGCCACCTTGATCGACCGCTCGCCGCTCTTGCTGCTTTCCGGTTTGGGTGCGATGTCGGCAGTGATCCTGTTGGTCTACAAGGACACCCTGCTGTCGTTCGTCGCCAGCGTGCAGTTGACCAGCAACGACATGCTGCGGGTCGGCGACTGGATCGAAATGCCCCAGGTCGGCGCGGACGGTGACGTGGTGGACATCACCCTGCACACCGTGAAGGTGCAGAACTTCGACAAGACCATCGTCTCGATTCCCACCTGGCGCCTGATGTCCGAGTCGTTCAAGAACTGGCGCGGCATGCAGGCTTCCGGTGGCCGGCGAATCAAGCGCAGCCTGTACATCGATGCCAGCGGCGTGCGTTTCATCCGCGACGACGAAGAGCTGAGGCTTTCCCAGGTACACCTGCTGACCGACTACATGAGCCGCAAGAAGGCCGAGCTCAAGGCCTGGAACGAAGCCCAGGGAAATGTCGCCGCGATGTCGGCCAACCGTCGGCGCATGACCAATATCGGCACCTTCCGCGCGTATGCCTTGGCCTATTTGAAAAGCCATCCGGAAATCCAGCCGAACATGACCTGCATGGTGCGGCAGATGCAGACCACGGCCCAGGGCATTCCGCTGGAGATCTACTGCTTCACCCGCACCACCGCATGGGCCGACTACGAGCGGATCCAGGGCGATATCTTCGACTACCTGCTGGCAGTACTGCCGGAGTTTGGCTTGAGCCTGTACCAGCAGCCGAGTGGCGGTGACTTGCGGGCCGGGATGTTGCCGGCGGTATTGGGGGCCAGTCACCTGCCCCCGGCGGAAAAGGCAGTGATGTAA
- a CDS encoding hydrolase has translation MSIRELLNPTNSTLILIDHQPQMAFGVQSIDRQTLKNNTVALAKAAKIFNVPTILTSVETKSFSGYIWPELLNVFPDQQPIERTSMNSWEDKALVAAVKATGRKKLIMAALWTEVCLNFPALEALAEGYEVYIVTDASGGTSKEAHDMSVQRMIQAGAVPVTWQQVLLEYQRDWAHKETYDAVMGLVLEHSGAYGMGVDYAYTMVHGAPQRQVK, from the coding sequence ATGTCTATTCGCGAATTGCTCAACCCAACCAACTCCACCCTGATCTTGATCGACCACCAGCCACAGATGGCCTTTGGCGTGCAGTCGATCGATCGCCAGACCCTGAAGAACAACACGGTGGCGCTGGCCAAGGCCGCCAAGATCTTCAACGTGCCGACCATCCTGACCTCGGTTGAGACCAAGAGCTTCAGCGGCTACATCTGGCCGGAGCTGTTGAACGTGTTCCCGGACCAGCAGCCGATCGAGCGCACTTCGATGAACTCCTGGGAAGACAAGGCACTGGTGGCCGCGGTGAAGGCCACCGGCCGCAAGAAGCTGATCATGGCGGCCCTGTGGACCGAGGTTTGCCTGAACTTCCCGGCCCTGGAAGCCCTGGCCGAAGGCTACGAGGTGTACATCGTCACCGATGCCTCCGGCGGCACCAGCAAAGAAGCGCACGACATGTCGGTGCAGCGGATGATTCAGGCCGGCGCGGTACCGGTCACCTGGCAGCAAGTGCTGCTGGAGTACCAGCGTGACTGGGCTCACAAAGAGACTTACGACGCGGTGATGGGCCTGGTCCTGGAGCACAGCGGTGCTTACGGCATGGGCGTGGATTACGCCTACACCATGGTGCACGGTGCGCCGCAGCGTCAGGTCAAGTAA
- a CDS encoding LysR family transcriptional regulator: MDRIECMRAFVVTVGENGFAAAARAMDVPRSKVSKQIQALEEAIGVQLLQRTTRSLHLTEAGAEYFEAAREVLAALDEAEQRARDGIGELRGVLRVNAPMSFGLHRLGRLIPLFHEQHPHIELQLVLSDQQVDPVRGGFDVTIRIASMPDSTMIARQLAPAPRVMVAAPAYLARAGTPQTPQDLRQHQCLNYGYLQSGVSLQLSKGQETQRVNVTGPLHANNGDLLAQAAEAGMGIALLPDFIVEDALNAGRLVPVLCEWQAPAITINAVYSSARRVPQKTRTFIDFLVTQLAPTTAGPTG; encoded by the coding sequence ATGGATCGCATTGAATGCATGCGCGCGTTTGTCGTCACCGTCGGCGAGAACGGCTTTGCGGCCGCCGCGCGCGCCATGGACGTACCGCGCTCAAAAGTCAGCAAACAGATTCAGGCTCTGGAAGAAGCCATAGGCGTGCAACTGCTTCAGCGCACCACCCGCAGCCTGCATTTGACAGAGGCCGGGGCCGAGTATTTTGAAGCGGCGCGTGAAGTACTGGCCGCCCTGGATGAGGCCGAACAGAGAGCCAGAGACGGCATAGGGGAGCTACGGGGAGTGTTGCGGGTCAATGCGCCGATGTCGTTCGGGCTGCACCGCCTGGGAAGATTGATTCCGCTGTTCCATGAACAGCATCCGCATATCGAGCTGCAACTGGTGCTCAGCGACCAGCAGGTGGACCCGGTACGCGGCGGGTTCGATGTGACCATCCGTATCGCCAGCATGCCAGACTCAACGATGATCGCTCGCCAACTCGCGCCGGCGCCACGGGTCATGGTGGCCGCGCCAGCCTACCTGGCACGCGCGGGCACACCGCAAACCCCGCAAGACCTGCGGCAGCACCAATGCCTCAATTATGGCTATCTGCAAAGCGGCGTCAGCCTGCAACTGAGCAAGGGCCAGGAAACCCAGCGGGTCAACGTTACCGGCCCTCTACACGCCAACAATGGCGACCTGCTGGCCCAGGCGGCAGAAGCCGGGATGGGCATCGCCCTGTTGCCGGACTTTATCGTCGAAGACGCCCTGAACGCCGGACGCCTGGTGCCGGTGCTCTGCGAGTGGCAGGCGCCGGCAATCACCATCAACGCGGTTTACTCGTCAGCGCGACGCGTGCCGCAAAAGACCCGCACGTTCATTGATTTTTTGGTGACGCAGTTGGCGCCGACGACCGCAGGCCCAACCGGCTGA
- a CDS encoding carboxylate/amino acid/amine transporter: protein MGYLLVVTLIQAFSFSLIGEYLAGHVDSYFAVLVRVLLAGLVFIPLTRWRSVEPAFMRGMLLIGALQFGVTYVCLYLSFRVLTVPEVLLFTILTPLHVTLIEDALNRRFNPWALVAALVAVTGAAVIRFDQITPNFFVGFLLLQLANFTYAAGQVLYKHLVARHPSDLPHYRRFGYFYLGALAVALPAFLMFGKANFLPEAPLQWGVLVFLGLVSTALGMYWWNKGACMVNGGTLAVMNNLHVPVGLLLNLLIWNQHEPLGRLFLGGSVILAAVWISRLGLRSSAPTASPKNQ from the coding sequence ATGGGCTATCTACTTGTTGTGACGCTGATCCAGGCGTTTTCCTTCAGCTTGATCGGCGAATACCTGGCCGGTCACGTCGACAGTTACTTTGCGGTGCTGGTGCGCGTGCTGTTGGCCGGGCTGGTGTTTATCCCGCTGACCCGCTGGCGCTCGGTAGAACCGGCGTTCATGCGTGGCATGCTGTTGATCGGCGCGCTGCAGTTTGGCGTGACTTACGTATGTCTGTATTTGAGCTTCAGAGTACTGACGGTGCCGGAGGTGTTGCTGTTCACCATCCTCACGCCGTTGCACGTGACCCTGATCGAAGACGCCCTGAACCGCCGCTTCAATCCGTGGGCGCTGGTGGCCGCATTGGTAGCGGTGACGGGAGCGGCGGTGATCCGCTTTGACCAGATCACCCCGAACTTCTTCGTGGGCTTCCTGCTGCTGCAACTGGCGAACTTCACCTACGCTGCCGGGCAGGTGCTTTATAAGCACTTGGTGGCCCGCCATCCGAGCGATCTACCGCACTATCGGCGCTTTGGTTACTTCTACCTCGGCGCGTTGGCGGTGGCATTGCCGGCGTTCCTGATGTTCGGCAAGGCCAATTTCCTGCCGGAAGCACCGTTGCAATGGGGCGTTTTGGTGTTCCTCGGGCTGGTCAGTACGGCACTGGGCATGTACTGGTGGAACAAGGGCGCGTGCATGGTCAATGGCGGCACATTGGCGGTGATGAATAACCTGCATGTGCCGGTGGGGTTGTTGCTGAACTTGCTGATCTGGAATCAGCATGAGCCGCTCGGCAGGCTGTTCCTGGGTGGCTCGGTGATCCTGGCGGCGGTGTGGATCAGCCGGTTGGGCCTGCGGTCGTCGGCGCCAACTGCGTCACCAAAAAATCAATGA
- a CDS encoding FMN-dependent NADH-azoreductase, whose protein sequence is MARVLIIESSARQQDSISRQLTQQFISQWKVAHPADQITVRDLAINPVPHLDANLLGGWMKPAEQRSTIEQASLDRSNELTDELLAADVLVMAAPMYNFAIPSTLKAWLDHVLRAGVTFKYTATGPQGLLTDKRAFVLTARGGIHAGGSTDHQEPYLRQVMGFIGIHDVTFIHAEGVNLGGDFQEKGVNQAKALLAQVA, encoded by the coding sequence ATGGCCCGTGTTCTGATCATCGAAAGCAGCGCCCGTCAGCAGGACTCAATCTCCCGCCAACTGACCCAACAATTCATCAGTCAATGGAAAGTCGCTCACCCGGCTGATCAGATCACCGTACGTGACCTCGCCATCAACCCCGTGCCGCACCTGGACGCCAACCTGCTGGGTGGCTGGATGAAACCTGCCGAACAGCGCAGCACGATCGAACAGGCTTCCCTGGATCGCTCCAACGAACTGACCGATGAGCTGCTGGCCGCCGATGTGTTGGTGATGGCCGCACCGATGTACAACTTCGCGATTCCCAGCACCCTAAAGGCCTGGCTGGACCATGTGCTGCGTGCCGGTGTGACCTTCAAGTACACCGCCACCGGCCCCCAGGGCCTGCTGACCGACAAGCGCGCCTTTGTACTGACCGCCCGCGGCGGCATTCATGCCGGCGGCAGCACCGACCACCAGGAACCGTACCTGCGTCAGGTCATGGGCTTTATCGGCATCCACGACGTCACGTTCATTCACGCCGAAGGGGTGAACCTGGGCGGTGACTTCCAGGAAAAGGGCGTGAACCAGGCCAAGGCACTGCTCGCCCAAGTGGCGTGA
- a CDS encoding LysR family transcriptional regulator has translation MKAPRVTLDQWRTLQAVVDHGGFAQAAEALHRSQSSVSYTVARMQDQLGVPLLRIDGRKAVLTEAGEVLLRRSRQLVKNASQLEDLAHHMEQGWEAEVRLVVDAAYPNARLVRALTAFMPQSRGCRVRLREEVLSGVEELLMDGMADLAISGFIIPGYLGTEMSDVEFVAVAHPEHPLHQLHRELSFQDLESHMQVVIRDSGRQQPRDVGWLGAEQRWTVGSLPTAATFVSSGLGFAWLPRHLIERELKEGLLKLLPLERGGSRNPTFYLYSNKDKPLGPATQILVELLRTFDTAPLDAPFAAPQQA, from the coding sequence TTGAAAGCGCCCCGCGTTACCCTTGATCAATGGCGCACCCTGCAAGCCGTGGTCGACCATGGCGGCTTCGCCCAGGCGGCCGAAGCGCTGCACCGCTCGCAATCCTCGGTGAGCTACACCGTGGCCCGTATGCAGGACCAACTCGGCGTGCCGCTGCTGCGCATCGACGGGCGCAAGGCGGTGCTCACCGAAGCGGGTGAAGTGCTGCTGCGCCGCTCCCGGCAACTGGTGAAAAACGCCAGCCAGCTTGAAGACCTGGCCCACCATATGGAACAAGGCTGGGAGGCCGAGGTGCGGCTGGTGGTCGACGCGGCCTACCCCAACGCCCGCCTGGTGCGCGCCCTCACCGCCTTTATGCCGCAAAGCCGTGGCTGTCGGGTACGCCTGCGCGAGGAGGTGTTGTCCGGTGTCGAGGAACTGTTGATGGACGGCATGGCCGACCTCGCCATCAGCGGGTTCATCATTCCGGGTTACCTGGGGACGGAAATGAGCGACGTCGAATTTGTCGCCGTGGCCCACCCCGAACACCCGCTGCACCAACTGCACCGCGAACTGAGCTTCCAGGACCTGGAAAGCCATATGCAGGTGGTGATCCGCGACTCCGGCCGCCAGCAGCCACGGGACGTCGGCTGGCTCGGCGCCGAGCAACGCTGGACCGTCGGCAGCCTGCCCACCGCAGCGACCTTTGTCAGCAGCGGCCTGGGCTTCGCCTGGTTGCCCCGGCACCTGATCGAACGCGAACTCAAGGAAGGCCTGCTCAAGCTACTCCCCCTGGAACGAGGTGGCAGCCGCAACCCGACCTTCTATCTTTACTCGAACAAGGACAAACCCCTGGGCCCGGCCACGCAGATTCTTGTCGAGTTGCTGCGCACCTTCGACACTGCCCCACTGGACGCGCCGTTCGCCGCACCGCAGCAAGCCTGA
- a CDS encoding alpha/beta fold hydrolase has translation MAYFEHEGCTLHYEEYGHGAPLILIHGLGSSCLDWELQVPVLSQHYWLIVVDVRGHGRSDKPRERYSIAGFTADLVALIEHLQLPPAHVVGLSMGGMIAFQLAVDEPQMLKSLCIVNSAPQVKVRTAGDYWQWAKRWSLARALSLSTIGKALGNMLFPKPEQAELRRKMAERWAKNDKRAHLASFDAIVGWGVQEQLSKISCPTLVISADHDYTPVAQKEIYVKLLPDARLVVIEDSRHATPLDQPEHFNNTLLDFLKTVETTTQDH, from the coding sequence ATGGCCTATTTCGAACATGAAGGTTGCACCCTGCATTACGAGGAATATGGCCATGGCGCTCCGCTGATCCTGATCCACGGCCTGGGCTCCAGTTGCCTAGATTGGGAGCTGCAAGTGCCGGTACTGTCACAGCACTACTGGTTGATCGTGGTGGATGTGCGTGGTCACGGACGCTCCGACAAACCCCGGGAGCGCTACAGCATCGCCGGCTTCACCGCCGACCTGGTGGCCTTGATCGAACACCTGCAACTGCCCCCGGCCCACGTGGTCGGCTTGTCCATGGGTGGCATGATTGCCTTTCAACTGGCGGTGGATGAACCGCAAATGCTCAAGAGCCTGTGCATCGTCAACAGTGCGCCTCAGGTCAAGGTTCGCACGGCCGGCGATTACTGGCAGTGGGCCAAGCGCTGGAGCCTGGCACGCGCCCTAAGCCTGAGCACCATCGGCAAAGCCCTGGGCAACATGCTGTTTCCCAAGCCCGAACAAGCCGAACTGCGGCGCAAGATGGCTGAACGCTGGGCAAAAAACGACAAACGTGCTCACCTCGCCAGCTTCGATGCAATTGTTGGCTGGGGCGTACAGGAACAACTTTCGAAAATCTCCTGTCCAACCCTGGTCATCAGCGCCGACCACGACTACACCCCCGTGGCGCAGAAAGAAATCTATGTAAAACTGCTGCCCGATGCGCGGCTGGTGGTGATCGAAGATTCCCGCCATGCCACGCCGCTGGATCAACCCGAACACTTCAATAACACCCTGCTCGATTTTCTCAAGACAGTCGAAACCACAACCCAGGATCACTGA